ATAACTTCAACTTCTCGCATTCACCAACTTCCATTAGAGTCAGGTTGGGAGTGGGCAATCCTCGCTGGGGAAAACACACCAGATTTGGACAGCCTGAGATAGACAAGGTATTGAGATGACTAAGATTCGCATCAACTCCATCTTCAATGGAAAGGGATTCTAGATTCTCACAATTCCTAATGTAAAGCCACGTCAATTTGGGAAAAATGCCCAACGGGAAAGACCTCATTGAATCACAGCTATTCTCTATCCACAAAAAGTCAAGCGATGTCAATTTGGCCAACATCTCATGAGGTAGGAATTCTAATCTCCTACAATTCCATAGAGAAACTGATGTCAACGAAGTGGGTAGGCCATCTTTGGGGAACGCCGATAGGGTTGGACAATTCCAAACACACAAACGTTGAAGACGATTGGTGTTGGGCAAGCACGGTATGTCATCAAAATTTCCGACGTCAAGTACGGACAATAACTTTGCCTCTTGTAATGACACATCTGTTTGGCATCCATAAtctaatttaattttcaattcttgaAGAGATTTGTAGGAGTTCATGTTAAGACTGGTACCAGTAGTAGAAGTGGCCCTTTGATCATGTAACACCGCACACCCATACACGCTAAGTTTCTTCAAGCAAGGTAGATCACAAGGCAAACTTCCTCTCAGCTTCGGACACTCGTTTAGAATCAACACTTGGAGACGAGGAAAGTCTGGACCATATTCACCTCCACTTGCACTTGGTACCCATTCCTCCCACTCTGCCATCTCCTCAAACTCCAGCTTCTCCAGTGATTGAAATGGCTGAATTAGAGACGCTTCATTTCTGCCATAAAACTCAACACCAATTGTCTTAACAAATTTCATCCTTTCTACGCGGAGCTCTTTGAGAGCAGGTAACCCCCCAACTGGTGGCAGTGACCAACAATAAGGACAATCACTGAGATGCATGATTTGTATGTTGGAGAAGGATGAGTCTCCTAACCAAGTCGGGAAGTTGGTTCCACCATAAAATTTGATGGTCAGTTTCTTCAAATTAATTGAAGGCTGGAGCTTGTCAAGTACATCTCTAACTTTTTCAGAATCATCCGAGTCTTCATCGCCCCATGCCAACTCTAACTCCTTGAGATCCTTCTTATTCTTCAAGTTGGCTTGCACGGCATCCTTAGCATCAACTACATTTTGGAGCTTTAGAATTGAAAGTTTTCCTCGAAGATGTGTAAGCTCCCCCAATTCTCCAATGGTTGACCCAGAAGATTTCCCCACAATAAAAACGGTCAACGTTCTCAAACTTTTTAGTCTACTCATTTGCGCTGGCATCTCTGCAATTGTAGTTCCACCAATATCAAGATGATGCAAACTAATTAATTCCCACATGTCTACAGGCAATTTAGCAAGAGACGCACAACCTCCCAGCATTAATTTCTGTAAATTTACCAATTTTCTCAAGTCTGCAGGTAATTCAACCAGAGAGGAACAATTTGACAATAGTAATGTCTGCAAATTGTACAAACTGCAAAGTACACCAGGTAACCTTTCAATTGCAGTACCAGAGAGATCCAAATAACGCAACTGAATGAGATTTTTAATAGAATCATGCAACTGAGTGACATTCCAATAATGTGACAATGATAACACCCGTAAACATCTGAGTGATGGCAACAAATCTTGTAGAACCTTTTTACTTAGATAATACTCTTCGTAAGAGTAATATGGATTTAAAGAGTGAGGTAGGAAGGTCCGCAAACACTTAGCCCCCTTTAATGGCTCAAATTTAAGAGCATCATCAAATTTTCCCCTCGCATATGACAAATGGCGAACTTTTTCCACTTCATGTGATTCCCTCCCTTCCCACCTGGAACAAAATCCTTTAGACATGAACACGGCCAAGTCATTTATGAGATCATGCATAGTGAAACTTGACTTCCCCGACGTTTGAAACAATGATCGGGATAACATTTCATCAAAATATTCCTTAGCCATCTCTTCCATTATTTCCCCATTCTCAACTTGGGGAATTAAACCTTCTGCcatccaaagaaaaataacttcTTCTACCTTGAATTCATAGTCCTTCGGCAAAATTGaacaataaacaaagcatCGTTTTAATTTAGCTGGAAGATAATGATAACTCAATTCTAGAGCGGGAAGAATGTCACTTTTCTGGTAAGGTAACTCCCAAATGCTGCTGTTTAGTACTTTGTTCCATACCTCAAAGTCTAGCTTGGAACGTAACGCACCGCCAAGTGTTTGTGCAGCTAAAGGCAACCCATTGCACTTGCGTGCAATTT
Above is a window of Prunus persica cultivar Lovell chromosome G2, Prunus_persica_NCBIv2, whole genome shotgun sequence DNA encoding:
- the LOC18787344 gene encoding putative disease resistance protein At3g14460, coding for MLGGCASLAKLPVDMWELISLHHLDIGGTTIAEMPAQMSRLKSLRTLTVFIVGKSSGSTIGELGELTHLRGKLSILKLQNVVDAKDAVQANLKNKKDLKELELAWGDEDSDDSEKVRDVLDKLQPSINLKKLTIKFYGGTNFPTWLGDSSFSNIQIMHLSDCPYCWSLPPVGGLPALKELRVERMKFVKTIGVEFYGRNEASLIQPFQSLEKLEFEEMAEWEEWVPSASGGEYGPDFPRLQVLILNECPKLRGSLPCDLPCLKKLSVYGCAVLHDQRATSTTGTSLNMNSYKSLQELKIKLDYGCQTDVSLQEAKLLSVLDVGNFDDIPCLPNTNRLQRLCVWNCPTLSAFPKDGLPTSLTSVSLWNCRRLEFLPHEMLAKLTSLDFLWIENSCDSMRSFPLGIFPKLTWLYIRNCENLESLSIEDGVDANLSHLNTLSISGCPNLVCFPQRGLPTPNLTLMEVGECEKLKLLPERIHTLTALRDLRITNLPNLESVAEDGGLPPNLQYFGVENCERLRPSSVGEYWGLQGLVSLEKFTIGGKGSHEILETLLKQQLLPTTLQRLQISELSSLKSLDRKGLKNITSLSFLSISNCSALEKTYENKTGDDWAAISHIPCIKINDEVII